Part of the Rhodothermus bifroesti genome, TTAAAGTCGAGCGAAAAGGCTGATTGCTCATCCAGAAAGGTCAGTCGCCGATGGTTAATAAAGCGCTCGAAGCCGGCCTCTGGGTCGTTCCAGTATGCAGGCACCAGTCGGGCTAGGTCGGTGCCCCAGAGCACGCCTCCCGAAACATTTTTCGCGCCGCTGTATGCCCCGCGCTCGATCAAAAGAAAGGGCACCTCGTGGCGCGCTAGCACCATAGCCGCGCTGAGGCCTGCGACGCCCCCGCCTACAATGATACAGCCAAAACGATCCGTTTCCATTAGGTTTTAAGGACGCGAATTTCCTCGATCAAAATAGGGAGGATCTGGTATAGATCGCCCACGATTCCATAAGTAGCGAGGTTGAAAATCGGGGCATTGGGATCTTTGTTGATTGCGACGATGATCTGGCTGCCTGCCATGCCGGCCACGTGCTGAATGGCACCCGAGATGCCTACAGCAATGTATAGGATGGGCGAGACGACTTTGCCAGTTTGGCCAATCTGGAGCGAAGCCGGGAAAAGTCCGCTTTCGATAGCTGCACGCGAAGCGCCTACGGCAGCGCCCAGCTCGCGTGCAAGCGCTTCAACGAGTTGCTTGCCGGCTTCGTCACGCACACCGCGTCCAGCTGCCACTACAATGGAAGCCTCTGAGAGGTCAAGCTGGCCTGTTGCTCCTGTGATCACCTCACGTAGCGTAGCGCGCAGTGCCGCGGCGTCGATTTCCAAAGGGATCTCAACCAGCTCAGGTTCTACGGACGTTTCGGCAGGCTGGGCTTGATAAGCCCCGGCACGAACCGAAACCAGCACCGGTTGGTCAGCTACAGTTACGTCGGCCAATGCGCGTGCAGCCATCACTGGACGCGTTGCTGTAAACGTTGAACCAAAGTCAAATGCTGAGACGTCGGGGACGGCGACAGCGCCCACGCGTGTAGCCAGGGCGCCGAGCACGTCTTTTACAGCTTCTGTTGAAGCAAACGCCATCAAAGCCGGCTTTGCCTGCTTAAACACTGCTTCTAGGGCCGCAATAACCGGCGCGTTTAGGTGCTGCTTGAAGAGGGGATGCCGGATGAGGTAAACCTGTTCGACACCGTAAGCTTTAAGCGCCTCGACCACAGAAGCTGCTTCTGGGTGCAGCACGCAAGCAGCCAGCCGGGCATGGTCTCGGTAAGCCAGACGGCGTAGATGCGTGAGCACTTCGAGTGTCGTTCGCGTTGGGCGCTCGTTTTGAACCGTAATGTGGCAGAGGTAGGTAAGCATGCTTTAAAGTACGCGGGCTTCTTCACGGAGCAAACGAAGGAGTTCTCTTGCGACGTTGGCTGGTTCACCTTCAAGCCGGCGACCTGGAGGCCGCGGCGGCAGTGGACGATAGCCGGTTACGTACACCCGAGGCGTGAGGTGATTGGTCGAAAGACCTAAATCGGCAAGCGTAAGCCGCTCGATAGGCTTGCGGCGCGCTTCCATGATGCCCCGAATCGATGGAATACGGGGGGTGTTCATGTCGTTGGAAATGGTCACCAGGCCGGGCAGCGTGAGTTCAATAATTTCTCGGCCAATGTCGCCTTGACGGGTAACTACGAGACGGCCGTTTTCATAAGCCAGGCCTACAGCATTGCTCACATAGGGCAATCCCAGCCGCTCAGCCAGCATGGGGCCAATGAGCCCGGCGTCGGTATCCTGGGACTGCTTACCGGTAAAGATGGCATCGTAGGCGCGGCGCTGAAAGAAGGCTGCAAGCACAGCAGCGGTTGCGTCAGCATCCCAGCCGGTTGGGTCGGCCTCGATGTGGTAGGCTGCTAGAGCCCCCATGGCCAAGGCTTTACGAAGGGTTTCAGAGACTTCAGGGGGGCCAATCGAGACCACCTCGACTTTCCCGCCGTGCTGTTCAATAAGCTGCAAGGCGCCCTCGACAGCCGAAGCGTCGTACGCGTTAGGCACATAACGTGCTACATCAAACCGCAAGTGGCCGTCTATAATGCGAAAAGGGGCCTGAATATCCGGTACCTGTTTAATGCAGACGCAAAGGTTCATAGACCGTGGTAGTAGATCCCGGAGACGTTAGTTTACAAAAGAGAATGTTTGATTTGGAAGCGCTTTTTAGATTCTTTGTGGAAGATATTTAACCCGAGGTTATGGCTAGCATGGCTTTTACCTAGGGGTGGGTTGTAGTACCAGTGCCTGGTCGAAGCGGTCTG contains:
- a CDS encoding electron transfer flavoprotein subunit alpha/FixB family protein, with amino-acid sequence MLTYLCHITVQNERPTRTTLEVLTHLRRLAYRDHARLAACVLHPEAASVVEALKAYGVEQVYLIRHPLFKQHLNAPVIAALEAVFKQAKPALMAFASTEAVKDVLGALATRVGAVAVPDVSAFDFGSTFTATRPVMAARALADVTVADQPVLVSVRAGAYQAQPAETSVEPELVEIPLEIDAAALRATLREVITGATGQLDLSEASIVVAAGRGVRDEAGKQLVEALARELGAAVGASRAAIESGLFPASLQIGQTGKVVSPILYIAVGISGAIQHVAGMAGSQIIVAINKDPNAPIFNLATYGIVGDLYQILPILIEEIRVLKT
- a CDS encoding electron transfer flavoprotein subunit beta/FixA family protein: MNLCVCIKQVPDIQAPFRIIDGHLRFDVARYVPNAYDASAVEGALQLIEQHGGKVEVVSIGPPEVSETLRKALAMGALAAYHIEADPTGWDADATAAVLAAFFQRRAYDAIFTGKQSQDTDAGLIGPMLAERLGLPYVSNAVGLAYENGRLVVTRQGDIGREIIELTLPGLVTISNDMNTPRIPSIRGIMEARRKPIERLTLADLGLSTNHLTPRVYVTGYRPLPPRPPGRRLEGEPANVARELLRLLREEARVL